A window of Chitinophaga sp. MM2321 contains these coding sequences:
- a CDS encoding TonB-dependent receptor, giving the protein MQEVFKAIEKQTGFVVFCNYDLLKSANRVTIDVKNIPLMDFLTEVFEDQPLSFMVENSTIAITRKLPVIKKVVMPLPIAPPITVKGRVVDEKGEAVIATVLVKGTKQGVATEVDGRFTLNNVPDDAVLVISGINITSTEFPVKGQTDIVIHVTTQISSMSEIVVTGYASERKSDITGSVTVVDVDNVKAVPVSNPSQALQGQASGLNVITSGAPGGRTDIFIRGVTSFGNSEPLIIIDGIQGDLSNLNVNDIASVQVLKDAGAASIYGVRGANGVIVVTTKKGKSGDPVFTFDSYYGIQLPKSGNVFNLMPPTDYAQLLKTVNPGTILFGNGLPEYTYAGPGIAGAANAGDPAVDPSKYNFDPMEPENDYLIQKVNRGGTDWFHELFKPAPIQSHTISASGGNDKSVYLFSLGYLNQQGTLIESYLERYSVRVNSEFKLGKHVKIGENAYLYYKRNPGFSNLNDNNEISNAYRIMSMIPVRDIMGNYGGTWLGPELGSVGNPVATRERSRMEKNNFWNMSGNIYAEVNFLKNFTLRTTFGGRVDNQYSYNFNHNKYEDKEQHNNYNSFDENALYNSSYTWTNTASYRQQIDKHSIKLLVGSEAIKNSGRAVGGSAAKFFSTAPDYLVLNNGTLNVSNYSSSYVNTLFSLFGRLDYSYDDKYLVGATLRRDGSSVFGSDMRYGVFPSFSAGWKISSERFMESVSFVNLLKFRGSYGILGSQANINASNAFSLYNSGFGTSYYDIGGTGSTRQGFYQSSIGNRKTSWEEDVVTNIGLDATILDNKLDFSIEWYKKSINGLLFPLPLPASVGGATPPTVNIGDIQNKGWDISVAYRGKFNREVSYNVGVNITTYKNEVVSIPDPGYFDVSNSRIGNLVRNQEGHPVGSFFGYEVVGLFRDDNEVASSPAQTDAAPGRFKYRDVNGDKEITPEDRVFFGDPNPDFTYGVNLGVSFKRFDISGMFYGSQGNDVVNFVRYFTEFFGSAEGRSKSNALKDAWTPANQDSKIPLVEYANSFSTNGTFNSYLKEDGSFFKLRTLTVGYTPDLALLRKLGVKTFRIYGQAVNLFTLTKYKGLDPELTGSIGGANASSSFGIDYGNYPNNQKNFILGAKLTF; this is encoded by the coding sequence ATGCAGGAGGTTTTTAAGGCAATAGAAAAACAGACCGGGTTTGTAGTTTTTTGTAATTATGATTTGCTTAAATCAGCTAACAGGGTTACCATCGATGTGAAGAATATCCCGCTGATGGATTTTCTTACAGAAGTTTTTGAAGACCAACCGTTATCGTTCATGGTTGAAAATAGCACAATTGCTATTACCAGGAAATTGCCCGTCATTAAAAAGGTTGTAATGCCGCTTCCAATAGCTCCACCCATAACTGTTAAGGGTAGGGTGGTTGATGAGAAGGGCGAAGCTGTAATTGCAACAGTACTGGTTAAGGGAACAAAACAGGGAGTAGCGACTGAGGTGGATGGGCGTTTTACACTAAACAATGTGCCGGATGATGCGGTGCTTGTGATCTCGGGAATTAATATCACCAGCACAGAATTTCCTGTTAAAGGGCAAACAGACATCGTTATTCATGTGACCACACAAATATCTTCCATGTCGGAGATAGTGGTTACAGGCTATGCCAGTGAGCGGAAAAGTGATATCACCGGATCGGTTACTGTTGTAGATGTAGATAACGTGAAAGCTGTACCGGTGTCCAATCCTTCGCAGGCATTGCAGGGGCAGGCTTCAGGCCTGAATGTTATCACTTCGGGTGCACCCGGAGGGCGTACTGATATTTTTATTCGCGGTGTGACGTCTTTTGGGAATAGTGAACCATTAATAATTATTGATGGTATTCAGGGAGATTTAAGCAATCTGAATGTAAATGATATTGCTTCCGTCCAGGTTCTTAAAGATGCCGGAGCTGCATCTATCTACGGAGTGCGTGGCGCTAACGGTGTGATTGTAGTGACCACAAAGAAAGGGAAATCGGGTGATCCTGTATTTACCTTTGATTCATATTACGGCATACAACTGCCGAAATCGGGGAATGTATTCAATTTAATGCCCCCGACAGACTACGCTCAATTATTAAAGACGGTTAATCCTGGAACTATACTATTTGGTAATGGGTTGCCAGAATACACCTATGCAGGGCCTGGTATTGCGGGTGCTGCAAATGCAGGTGACCCCGCTGTGGACCCATCCAAATATAATTTTGATCCAATGGAACCGGAGAACGATTACCTTATTCAAAAAGTGAACCGAGGTGGTACCGACTGGTTTCACGAATTGTTTAAACCAGCACCTATTCAAAGTCATACTATTTCAGCCAGTGGAGGTAACGATAAATCTGTTTATCTTTTTTCCCTGGGCTATTTGAATCAGCAGGGAACGCTGATCGAAAGTTACCTCGAAAGATATTCTGTTCGGGTAAACAGCGAATTTAAGTTGGGCAAACATGTGAAGATTGGAGAAAATGCCTATCTGTATTACAAACGTAATCCCGGATTCAGCAATCTCAATGATAATAATGAAATTTCTAATGCTTACCGGATTATGTCTATGATACCTGTACGCGATATTATGGGAAATTATGGAGGCACCTGGCTTGGCCCTGAGCTTGGCTCCGTGGGTAACCCGGTTGCGACCAGAGAGCGTTCCAGGATGGAAAAAAACAACTTCTGGAATATGAGCGGTAATATCTATGCTGAAGTCAATTTTCTTAAGAATTTTACGCTGCGTACTACATTTGGGGGCAGGGTTGACAATCAGTATAGTTATAATTTTAACCACAATAAATACGAAGACAAAGAGCAGCATAATAATTATAACAGCTTTGATGAGAATGCATTATACAACAGCAGTTATACATGGACGAACACAGCCAGCTATCGCCAGCAAATAGACAAGCATAGTATAAAGCTTTTGGTTGGTTCGGAAGCTATAAAAAATTCCGGCCGTGCTGTTGGCGGGTCTGCCGCAAAGTTTTTCTCTACAGCTCCTGATTATCTTGTGTTAAACAATGGCACACTGAATGTGTCCAATTACAGCAGTTCTTATGTGAATACCTTGTTTTCATTATTCGGCAGGCTTGATTATTCTTACGATGATAAATATTTGGTGGGAGCAACTTTGCGGAGGGACGGTTCCTCCGTATTTGGATCTGATATGCGTTATGGAGTATTCCCGTCTTTCTCAGCGGGATGGAAAATATCGAGCGAAAGATTTATGGAGAGCGTAAGTTTTGTGAATCTGCTGAAATTCCGGGGTAGCTACGGTATACTTGGATCTCAGGCCAACATTAACGCGAGCAATGCCTTTTCTCTTTATAATTCAGGTTTTGGAACTTCCTATTATGATATCGGGGGCACAGGCTCCACCCGCCAAGGATTTTACCAGTCGAGTATTGGTAACAGGAAAACCAGTTGGGAAGAAGATGTGGTTACTAATATAGGACTTGACGCCACCATTCTTGATAATAAACTGGATTTCTCTATTGAATGGTATAAGAAATCAATTAATGGGTTGCTGTTTCCTCTTCCGCTTCCTGCAAGCGTTGGCGGGGCCACTCCGCCTACGGTGAATATCGGCGATATTCAAAACAAGGGATGGGATATTTCGGTTGCCTACCGTGGAAAATTTAATAGAGAGGTGTCGTACAATGTTGGCGTAAATATTACCACTTACAAGAACGAGGTAGTGAGTATTCCTGATCCTGGCTATTTTGATGTTTCTAATTCGCGTATTGGCAACCTTGTACGTAACCAGGAGGGGCATCCTGTTGGGTCATTCTTTGGTTACGAAGTGGTTGGGCTATTCAGAGATGATAATGAAGTTGCATCCTCTCCGGCACAAACCGACGCAGCACCTGGCCGTTTCAAGTACAGGGACGTGAACGGCGATAAGGAAATAACGCCGGAAGACCGTGTTTTTTTCGGCGACCCTAACCCGGATTTTACCTACGGCGTGAACCTGGGGGTGAGCTTTAAAAGATTTGATATTTCGGGAATGTTTTACGGCTCGCAGGGAAATGATGTTGTTAATTTTGTTCGCTATTTCACTGAGTTCTTCGGCTCAGCAGAAGGGCGTTCCAAAAGTAACGCTTTGAAAGATGCCTGGACTCCCGCTAATCAGGATTCGAAGATTCCGCTGGTAGAATATGCCAATAGCTTTAGTACCAACGGCACTTTTAATTCATATTTAAAAGAAGACGGTTCGTTTTTTAAACTACGCACTTTAACGGTGGGGTATACTCCTGATCTGGCATTGCTGCGTAAACTGGGTGTAAAAACCTTCAGAATATACGGCCAGGCAGTAAACCTTTTTACGCTTACGAAATATAAAGGTCTTGATCCGGAACTAACCGGAAGCATAGGTGGTGCCAACGCCAGTTCTTCATTTGGAATTGATTATGGTAATTATCCTAACAACCAGAAGAACTTTATTCTTGGCGCTAAGCTTACATTTTAA
- a CDS encoding PVC-type heme-binding CxxCH protein codes for MKKNSRNILQGCLPGICFIFLMAAGCNNRPAYQPTQAVKEALSSFTLAPGFKIELLVSEPLVNDPVDMTIDEDGRLYVVEMTGVPHNKSRIGKILQLLDTDGDAVMDKSVVFADSLVLPSGITRWKKGMIVTDPPNVYYMEDTDGDGIADIKEIMLTGFDTSNIEANVNNPEYGLDNWVYLSSLPVIKGGNIHYASDSTSSILEESTIRFRPDRHLIEPMSGTSQFGLSFDAWGNHLLVNSGNHLYQEIIAYRYLHRNPNLTASGATQTLAHHPEVFPITKNPEYQMLTDIGVFTSACGITAYLGGAFPKEYNNNDITFVAEPASNIIHADRLKDSGVSFIAKRVSERKEFLASTDPYSRMVNMYVGPDGALYVIDMYRQIIEGPEFMSEEMLKKVDLYNGNTIGRIYRISATDAPAADWTKGLHLGKASEKELVEKLKDKNSWWRMNAQRLLVDRNDDKAIPALTSLASDPTSPLGRLHALWTLEGMNKLAAPIILEALKDPEPGVRQNAIQLAELHMSADAVLIPALLAMQNDANEKVRFQLLCTLGSVNSPLAAEVRQKLLFRDISNNWMQIAALSAESSQTNVLLDSMLAKFDPSVIAYGSMVKLLGGIMAKTQGVEAVKQLIQKTLSDPSKEKKGWQAPLLAGLYTGLATRMPFPEQLTSERNLLIGAALDHPSGLIRNSSVNILKLMGLPATPATATAMLKARGKALDKSLDQDTRADAIAFLKIRNPKQYATELKQLLTPQSPMEVQLAAVKALGEIPGEEICKYLLDQWNAFTPAIRNEAINTFIGNPGRVKLLLDKVEAGEINRGSFSWSQSVQLRGSGEQMKRARTLLTDSDNKRKAVIEQYQDALTLKADIANGKKMFLANCSYCHQLGKKDGRPFGPDLGTVYAWPVSDILTNILDPNKSIAHGFDLWIAKLNNGKSIQGIITAESPTAITISNADGEVSNIARQDISSLTALGMSAMPTDFEKKIDKQQMADLLAFLKQLG; via the coding sequence ATGAAGAAAAATTCGAGAAATATTCTGCAGGGGTGTTTGCCTGGTATTTGTTTTATTTTTTTGATGGCAGCAGGTTGTAATAACAGACCTGCTTACCAGCCTACTCAGGCAGTAAAGGAGGCGCTCTCCTCCTTTACGCTTGCACCGGGATTTAAGATAGAACTTTTGGTAAGCGAGCCGCTGGTGAATGATCCTGTTGATATGACTATCGATGAGGATGGACGGTTATACGTTGTAGAGATGACAGGAGTGCCACACAATAAATCAAGAATAGGGAAAATATTGCAGCTTCTTGATACCGACGGTGATGCCGTAATGGATAAAAGTGTGGTTTTCGCTGATTCATTGGTTCTTCCATCTGGAATTACCCGATGGAAGAAAGGAATGATAGTAACAGATCCGCCGAATGTATATTATATGGAAGACACTGATGGAGATGGAATAGCTGATATTAAAGAGATAATGCTAACCGGTTTCGACACCTCCAACATCGAAGCGAATGTTAATAATCCGGAGTATGGATTAGATAATTGGGTTTATCTGTCAAGCCTTCCGGTAATAAAGGGAGGTAATATTCATTATGCTTCCGATTCAACTAGTTCAATACTTGAAGAAAGCACAATAAGGTTTCGCCCCGATAGACATCTGATCGAACCCATGTCTGGTACGTCGCAGTTTGGTTTGAGTTTTGATGCGTGGGGTAATCATTTGCTGGTAAATAGTGGAAATCATTTATACCAGGAAATAATTGCGTATAGGTATCTTCATCGTAATCCCAACCTGACCGCGTCTGGTGCTACTCAAACGCTGGCGCATCATCCCGAGGTATTCCCCATTACTAAAAATCCGGAGTACCAGATGTTAACCGATATAGGCGTTTTTACGTCGGCTTGTGGGATCACTGCTTATCTTGGAGGGGCTTTTCCAAAAGAATATAATAATAATGATATCACCTTTGTCGCGGAGCCGGCAAGTAATATTATTCATGCCGATAGGCTGAAAGATTCAGGAGTGTCTTTCATTGCTAAGCGTGTTTCCGAGCGAAAGGAATTCCTCGCATCCACTGATCCTTATTCTCGGATGGTCAATATGTATGTGGGCCCCGATGGTGCTTTGTATGTGATAGATATGTATCGTCAGATCATTGAGGGACCGGAGTTTATGTCGGAAGAAATGCTTAAAAAGGTAGATCTCTATAATGGGAATACCATTGGGCGCATTTACAGGATATCCGCCACTGATGCACCCGCTGCTGATTGGACAAAAGGGCTCCATTTGGGGAAAGCCAGTGAGAAGGAGCTGGTTGAGAAACTGAAGGATAAAAATAGTTGGTGGAGAATGAACGCGCAAAGGCTGCTTGTGGATAGAAATGATGATAAAGCTATTCCTGCGTTGACATCATTAGCGAGTGATCCTACATCTCCTCTGGGACGGCTCCATGCTTTATGGACGCTTGAAGGAATGAATAAGCTCGCTGCTCCGATTATCTTGGAGGCATTGAAAGATCCCGAACCGGGGGTTCGACAGAATGCAATCCAGTTGGCAGAGTTGCATATGAGCGCCGACGCGGTATTAATTCCTGCATTACTTGCTATGCAAAATGACGCTAATGAAAAGGTCAGGTTTCAGTTGTTATGTACGCTTGGTTCGGTAAACTCCCCTTTGGCCGCTGAAGTGCGGCAGAAATTGCTTTTCAGAGATATCAGTAATAACTGGATGCAGATAGCTGCGCTCAGTGCAGAGTCGTCACAAACTAATGTCTTATTGGATAGTATGCTCGCTAAATTCGATCCATCCGTAATAGCTTATGGATCGATGGTTAAATTATTGGGGGGGATTATGGCTAAAACGCAGGGCGTAGAGGCGGTTAAGCAATTAATTCAAAAAACATTATCAGATCCTTCAAAGGAGAAAAAAGGTTGGCAGGCACCTCTGTTGGCGGGATTATATACTGGGTTGGCCACCCGAATGCCTTTTCCGGAGCAACTAACATCAGAGCGCAATTTGCTCATCGGGGCAGCACTTGATCATCCATCTGGTTTGATAAGGAATAGTAGCGTAAATATTTTAAAATTAATGGGACTACCGGCGACTCCCGCAACAGCAACGGCCATGTTGAAAGCCAGGGGGAAAGCGTTGGATAAGAGCCTCGACCAGGATACAAGGGCAGATGCAATCGCATTCCTGAAAATCCGGAACCCGAAGCAATATGCAACGGAGCTGAAACAATTACTTACTCCCCAATCTCCCATGGAGGTTCAGCTAGCAGCGGTAAAAGCACTTGGTGAAATTCCCGGAGAAGAAATCTGTAAATATTTGCTGGATCAATGGAATGCTTTCACACCCGCAATAAGAAACGAAGCTATCAACACGTTTATCGGTAACCCAGGTCGTGTTAAATTACTGCTCGATAAAGTGGAGGCGGGCGAAATCAATCGTGGTTCTTTTAGCTGGTCGCAAAGTGTTCAACTCCGTGGAAGCGGCGAACAGATGAAAAGAGCACGGACATTGCTAACTGATAGCGACAATAAACGCAAAGCTGTTATTGAGCAGTACCAGGATGCATTAACATTGAAAGCCGATATAGCAAATGGGAAAAAGATGTTCCTGGCGAATTGTTCGTATTGTCACCAGTTAGGTAAGAAGGATGGTAGGCCTTTTGGTCCAGATCTTGGTACCGTTTACGCATGGCCGGTATCAGATATCCTGACAAATATCCTGGATCCGAACAAATCCATTGCTCATGGATTTGATTTATGGATCGCCAAGCTTAATAATGGCAAATCAATCCAGGGAATTATTACGGCGGAATCGCCCACGGCAATAACCATTTCAAATGCCGATGGAGAGGTTTCTAATATCGCCCGGCAGGATATTTCCTCGCTAACTGCGCTTGGCATGTCGGCCATGCCAACAGATTTTGAAAAGAAAATTGATAAACAGCAAATGGCAGACTTGCTGGCATTCCTGAAACAGCTAGGATGA
- a CDS encoding nucleoside permease — MRKLIRFRLSILMFLEYFIWGAWYVTMGAYIFSNFNGDAVFVGSAYANLSIAAIISPIFIGLVADRYFPAQKVLGILHLLGAATLLCISNVSEANAFWWLILLYTLLYMPTMALANSISFSQLQDASKDFPKIRVLGTVGWIAAGLLIGFMKIETDALTFRIAAIASLLLGVYSFSLPNTPPQRGGSTKLSVLLGLDAFQLFRSRSFTVFFLSSVAICIPLSFYYSFTNSFLNNIGFENAAGKMTIGQASEFVFMVLIPFFFRRLGVKKMLMIGIGAWIIRYIFFACGNTGTNLWMLYAGIVLHGVCFDFFFVTGQIYTDNAAKDTNKSAAQGIITLATYGFGILIGSYISGFVTEHYTNIVGGTKIYNWQSIWQVPALIAAVILLAFATFFNDKNERQGKT; from the coding sequence ATGAGAAAGCTAATCCGATTCAGACTGTCCATTTTGATGTTTTTGGAATATTTTATATGGGGTGCATGGTATGTTACCATGGGGGCTTATATTTTTTCTAATTTTAACGGGGATGCCGTATTTGTTGGATCTGCATACGCAAACCTCTCCATTGCTGCCATTATCTCCCCGATTTTTATTGGATTGGTAGCAGATCGTTATTTCCCGGCGCAGAAAGTTTTGGGTATTCTTCATTTGCTTGGAGCGGCTACGTTGCTATGTATTAGCAATGTGTCCGAAGCTAATGCATTCTGGTGGCTGATCCTGTTATATACGCTTCTGTATATGCCCACAATGGCCCTTGCCAACTCCATTTCTTTTTCGCAGTTGCAGGACGCATCGAAAGATTTTCCGAAAATCAGGGTTTTAGGAACTGTTGGTTGGATCGCAGCAGGACTGCTAATCGGGTTTATGAAAATTGAAACGGATGCGCTCACCTTTCGTATAGCAGCAATAGCATCGTTACTGCTTGGTGTTTATAGTTTTTCGCTTCCCAATACACCTCCTCAAAGAGGTGGGAGTACCAAGCTGTCTGTTCTTCTCGGGCTAGACGCGTTCCAGTTATTTAGATCAAGATCATTTACCGTATTTTTCCTATCATCTGTTGCCATTTGCATTCCGCTGTCATTTTATTATAGTTTTACGAATTCATTTTTAAACAATATAGGGTTTGAAAATGCTGCGGGGAAAATGACGATAGGGCAGGCGTCCGAATTTGTTTTTATGGTATTAATTCCATTCTTTTTTCGCCGTCTCGGAGTGAAAAAAATGCTAATGATTGGTATTGGCGCATGGATCATCAGATACATATTTTTTGCTTGCGGAAATACAGGTACGAATTTGTGGATGCTCTACGCAGGGATTGTGTTGCACGGCGTTTGTTTTGATTTCTTTTTTGTAACCGGTCAGATTTATACCGATAATGCTGCAAAGGATACGAACAAAAGTGCTGCACAAGGCATTATTACCCTCGCTACCTACGGCTTTGGCATACTGATCGGCTCCTATATTTCGGGTTTTGTAACCGAACATTATACCAATATTGTTGGCGGAACTAAAATATACAATTGGCAATCCATTTGGCAGGTACCAGCATTGATTGCTGCAGTTATTCTTTTGGCATTTGCCACATTTTTTAACGATAAAAATGAACGACAGGGGAAAACCTGA
- a CDS encoding sulfatase-like hydrolase/transferase, with protein sequence MSIQKINFRLLIVQLCLIPLVTQAQRNTSAAKPNIIFILADDLGYETLQANGGSSYKTPQLNKMAQAGMRFTECSANPLCTPSRVQLMSGKYNFRNYKGFGILDPGETTFAHLLKQAGYVTAISGKWQLLGSQQQQASQDRRGHILKIAGLMIIFFGR encoded by the coding sequence ATGTCTATTCAAAAAATAAATTTCAGGCTTTTGATCGTGCAGCTTTGTTTGATACCATTGGTGACGCAGGCGCAAAGGAACACATCAGCAGCTAAACCCAATATCATCTTTATTTTAGCCGACGATTTAGGATATGAAACTTTGCAAGCGAACGGGGGATCATCCTATAAAACGCCACAGCTGAATAAAATGGCACAAGCAGGTATGCGTTTTACGGAATGTAGCGCTAATCCGTTATGTACCCCTTCCCGGGTGCAATTGATGTCCGGAAAGTATAATTTCCGTAATTATAAAGGGTTTGGGATTTTAGACCCTGGTGAAACAACGTTTGCCCATTTATTAAAACAGGCTGGCTATGTAACTGCTATTAGCGGGAAGTGGCAGTTACTGGGGTCACAGCAACAACAAGCATCGCAGGACAGAAGGGGGCATATCCTCAAAATAGCGGGTTTGATGATTATTTTCTTTGGCAGGTAG
- a CDS encoding transposase: MGHFFQVDGKQLGQQYKHHLSDFICWEQKGHCSEWMLLNRAYEQAKIHKTVYQPELLPNGDTVKQLLARSRYLLFKHPRLWTRDQQQRAELLFTRYPVIRKAYQLSLRLGEVYRKSKCKEEAFKKLALWYNDVESAGLSSFKTLPRAIQTHYLEILNFFNNRSTNAAAESFNAKIKAFRNALRGVRDVPFSLYRLTKLYA, from the coding sequence TTGGGCCATTTCTTTCAAGTCGATGGAAAACAACTCGGGCAACAATATAAGCATCATTTAAGCGATTTTATTTGCTGGGAACAGAAAGGACACTGTTCGGAATGGATGCTTTTGAACCGGGCCTACGAGCAGGCTAAAATCCACAAGACCGTCTATCAGCCTGAATTATTGCCCAATGGGGATACCGTAAAACAACTACTAGCCAGGAGCAGATATCTACTCTTTAAACATCCCCGACTTTGGACCAGAGATCAACAACAACGCGCGGAGCTGCTGTTTACACGTTATCCGGTTATACGTAAAGCTTACCAACTCTCATTAAGATTAGGCGAAGTATACAGAAAATCCAAGTGCAAAGAAGAGGCTTTTAAAAAGCTGGCATTGTGGTATAATGATGTCGAATCGGCAGGTCTGTCATCCTTTAAAACCCTTCCCAGGGCTATACAAACCCATTATCTGGAGATACTGAACTTCTTTAATAACAGGAGTACTAATGCTGCTGCGGAATCCTTTAATGCTAAAATAAAAGCCTTTAGAAATGCACTTAGAGGTGTTAGGGATGTGCCGTTTTCCCTTTACAGATTAACTAAGTTATATGCTTAA
- a CDS encoding neutral/alkaline non-lysosomal ceramidase N-terminal domain-containing protein, which translates to MTAKQTVDVGIARVDITPAEPIRLTGYGSRTKIESEGIIDRLQANALAFGKDQEHPSLLITVDLLGISARLTSRLVKSLSEKSGLDPAQIVICASHTHGGPEIGNALNILQYRPGKFSDSLLALDQLLHIAGYTEQLSRKLEEVALSALKDRKPAFISWGQGQASFAHNRRTEGGPTDPALPILKIANADGTLRAVLVNYACHGTTLEGNINKIHGDWISEARHQIEANHPGAMALIAIGCAGDADPKPRGIPENVKQNAKEIADNVDKVLASQLEPLNAPPVGKMVRIKLPFAHISTVAELMETAKQQGEGEAYYARLALERIQRGDSIASTLDYPVQTWNFADKMVMVNLAGEVVVDYSIRLKNEFGAERLWVNAYSNDVPCYIASKRVIREGGYEGASSMPYYNQPSPLAETVEDMIVDAVQSIMPESFNDKRDTVNHQELIIKDEEGVLHLTASRAKAVGPNIKYMPEWKAFGWFNTDDQAEWTVQVEKPTKYAVYLKWSVADSEAGKSFRLKAGGQSLKGKIARSGSWFTFRKERIGTLNLSAGVHNFVFLSGSEKEKGAMLDLAELTLTPIK; encoded by the coding sequence ATGACTGCAAAGCAAACGGTAGATGTAGGTATCGCCCGCGTCGATATTACACCTGCAGAGCCTATACGCCTGACTGGTTATGGCTCCCGTACCAAAATAGAATCTGAGGGAATAATTGATCGGCTTCAGGCCAATGCGCTTGCTTTTGGAAAGGACCAGGAACACCCTTCATTGTTGATTACAGTTGACCTGCTGGGAATATCAGCGCGTCTGACTTCCAGGCTGGTAAAATCTTTATCAGAAAAATCAGGTCTCGATCCTGCGCAAATAGTTATTTGTGCGTCACATACCCACGGCGGTCCGGAAATTGGCAATGCCCTGAATATACTTCAGTACCGGCCGGGAAAATTCAGCGACTCATTGCTGGCCCTGGATCAGCTTTTACATATCGCCGGGTATACCGAACAGCTAAGCCGGAAGCTTGAAGAAGTGGCATTGTCGGCATTAAAAGACAGGAAACCCGCCTTCATTAGCTGGGGACAGGGACAGGCTTCATTTGCGCACAACCGGCGAACTGAAGGCGGCCCTACGGATCCCGCCTTGCCTATACTGAAAATAGCTAATGCCGATGGTACGCTACGTGCAGTGCTCGTTAATTATGCCTGTCATGGCACCACGCTCGAAGGGAATATCAATAAGATACATGGTGACTGGATAAGTGAAGCAAGACACCAGATCGAAGCTAATCATCCCGGCGCAATGGCGCTGATTGCAATTGGATGTGCTGGCGATGCAGATCCAAAACCCCGTGGCATTCCTGAAAATGTGAAACAAAACGCAAAGGAAATAGCTGACAATGTTGATAAGGTACTTGCTTCACAGTTGGAGCCATTGAATGCACCACCAGTGGGGAAAATGGTCCGGATTAAACTTCCTTTCGCACATATTTCCACAGTAGCAGAATTGATGGAAACAGCTAAACAGCAGGGAGAGGGAGAAGCATATTATGCCCGGCTGGCGCTTGAGCGCATACAAAGAGGAGACAGCATTGCATCAACATTGGATTACCCTGTTCAAACCTGGAACTTTGCCGACAAAATGGTGATGGTGAACCTGGCCGGCGAAGTAGTGGTAGATTACAGCATACGGCTCAAGAATGAATTTGGCGCAGAGCGGCTTTGGGTTAATGCTTATTCCAATGATGTTCCGTGTTATATTGCTTCAAAGCGTGTAATCAGGGAAGGGGGGTATGAAGGAGCATCGAGCATGCCTTACTATAATCAACCCTCTCCATTAGCTGAAACGGTTGAAGATATGATTGTTGACGCAGTACAAAGTATCATGCCTGAAAGCTTCAATGATAAAAGAGACACTGTGAATCACCAGGAGCTGATTATTAAAGACGAGGAGGGGGTACTTCATCTAACAGCATCCAGGGCAAAAGCTGTGGGACCCAATATAAAGTATATGCCTGAATGGAAAGCATTCGGCTGGTTTAACACGGATGACCAGGCGGAGTGGACGGTGCAGGTGGAAAAACCGACCAAGTACGCGGTGTATTTGAAATGGTCTGTTGCTGACAGTGAGGCGGGAAAATCTTTTCGGCTTAAAGCTGGTGGGCAATCGTTGAAGGGGAAAATTGCCCGCTCGGGATCGTGGTTTACTTTCAGAAAGGAGAGAATAGGTACGCTCAATTTGAGTGCCGGCGTGCATAATTTTGTTTTTTTATCGGGTTCGGAGAAAGAGAAGGGTGCTATGTTGGATCTTGCAGAATTGACCCTTACGCCTATTAAATAA